Proteins from one methanogenic archaeon mixed culture ISO4-G1 genomic window:
- a CDS encoding cell surface protein codes for MNKTMTMIAVVLTVLTAFYVANYAENVDGEVHTTFNGEDYVVISDAGDRCYTDSEMTYSRIYIDSATVTANAFRDCSTSLQYVVLGESVRTVGDSAFEGCTRLGYVSGQQVISLGAYSFKDTGVTNAEFGPSLTAVGPYAFSGCKNLMAPVLSGTNVSSLEDGVFAGSRLRIEDMRNVTRISDTAFQGATVGGQIVSEGQSARIPDIPSITFSGFEPSSLSVQITSGRTYLMTGVGNYTTLVATDSLGSTETKAKLINPDPIVYACKIPFNNVDLRISPRVTTIHFQDFLGMDDVTHVSGTGTYTMPAPAKGGELFRNWTVEGLTGPVSTILEKNFQMLPDTIEPVGEFDSATVTFDHSRISGSADVSALPGSMTFSVGDRYPVLDDVDGYLFSGWDVRGRFVAPDAMINVFSSHTAVSVWNAEMHSVTLKNPGGSVIRTEERASGSTVGPSSIEVDVPEGKRLLGWALTDGGEALIEDITVTSDIVLFALYQDVPLHTVRFIDGDTVLSSCESYEGTRFTIDMENPIADGKTFQNWSVYGTDRKQYRNDIITIDGDVDLCAVWDTVKVTLYYHLSTTVRETYDWGTEVTLGNNDAVRPGYTLSGWSTTLGGPVAYDDGSSVTLTSNLNLYPCWALSDVWTITCHDYSGNTATRYLADGETFMIPDHSARSGNVFLGWSIGDTGSVDYVTGDSFSARGDVHLYEVWLYEDTFTVTVHADTDIVRTGYVGQEVDVTLPSMELGGSVLQGWSTVQDSDRARYDAEDTVSVSADTDFYPVWQRVWFMLTYHLDEGDMTRTYDAGTHVTLMVPTKDGSAFSGWRAAGSEEPMGKSIVIEEDLDLYPVWVPKDTSEGSDRTPGGQQDGTVSTVRDGSDNRLLLTLSTGATVAAILSVLAVFQIRRN; via the coding sequence ATGAACAAGACTATGACCATGATAGCCGTGGTGCTCACCGTGCTCACGGCATTCTACGTGGCCAACTACGCAGAGAACGTGGACGGCGAGGTCCATACGACGTTCAACGGCGAGGACTATGTGGTCATATCCGATGCCGGGGACCGCTGCTACACCGACTCGGAGATGACGTACAGCAGGATCTACATCGATTCGGCGACTGTCACGGCCAACGCGTTCAGGGACTGCAGCACGTCCTTGCAGTACGTGGTGCTCGGGGAAAGCGTGCGTACGGTCGGGGACAGTGCATTCGAGGGATGCACGAGATTGGGATATGTGAGCGGCCAGCAGGTCATATCGCTCGGTGCGTATTCGTTCAAGGATACGGGGGTAACCAATGCGGAGTTCGGCCCCAGCCTTACCGCCGTAGGGCCTTACGCCTTCAGCGGCTGCAAGAATCTGATGGCCCCTGTACTGAGCGGAACAAACGTCTCCTCACTGGAGGACGGTGTGTTCGCGGGCAGCAGATTGAGGATCGAGGACATGAGGAACGTCACCAGGATCTCCGACACAGCCTTCCAGGGGGCCACCGTGGGCGGCCAGATCGTCAGCGAGGGACAGTCCGCGAGGATACCGGACATTCCGTCGATAACGTTCAGCGGATTCGAGCCCTCGTCCCTGTCGGTGCAAATCACCAGCGGCAGGACGTATCTGATGACGGGTGTCGGCAATTACACCACACTTGTCGCAACCGACTCCCTCGGATCCACTGAGACCAAGGCCAAACTGATCAATCCGGATCCGATCGTCTATGCCTGCAAGATACCTTTCAACAATGTGGATCTGCGCATCTCCCCTCGCGTGACCACCATCCATTTCCAGGATTTCCTCGGAATGGATGACGTCACCCACGTCAGCGGTACGGGGACGTACACCATGCCCGCACCGGCCAAGGGGGGTGAGTTGTTCAGGAACTGGACGGTAGAAGGCCTGACTGGGCCTGTCAGTACCATCCTCGAGAAGAACTTCCAGATGCTTCCGGACACGATAGAGCCGGTCGGTGAATTCGACAGTGCCACGGTGACGTTCGATCATTCCCGGATATCGGGTTCGGCCGACGTGTCCGCGCTTCCGGGATCCATGACTTTCTCGGTGGGCGACAGATACCCGGTACTAGACGACGTGGACGGCTACCTATTCTCCGGATGGGATGTGCGCGGAAGGTTCGTCGCGCCCGATGCGATGATTAACGTGTTCTCATCGCATACGGCCGTCAGCGTGTGGAACGCCGAGATGCACTCTGTGACCCTGAAGAATCCGGGCGGTTCCGTAATCCGTACGGAGGAACGTGCCAGCGGCAGCACCGTGGGGCCGTCTTCCATCGAAGTGGACGTCCCGGAGGGGAAGAGGCTGCTGGGGTGGGCGCTGACCGATGGCGGCGAAGCATTGATCGAGGACATCACCGTCACATCCGATATCGTCCTCTTCGCATTGTACCAGGATGTACCGCTCCACACCGTGAGGTTCATTGACGGCGACACCGTCCTATCATCATGTGAGTCGTACGAGGGGACGCGTTTCACGATCGATATGGAGAACCCAATTGCCGACGGCAAGACCTTCCAGAACTGGTCGGTGTACGGCACCGACCGTAAGCAGTACAGGAACGACATAATCACGATCGACGGCGATGTGGACCTGTGTGCGGTGTGGGATACTGTGAAGGTCACCCTGTACTATCACCTGTCCACGACGGTACGCGAGACCTACGACTGGGGCACCGAGGTCACATTGGGTAACAATGATGCGGTCAGGCCAGGCTATACCCTTTCAGGATGGTCCACGACCCTCGGCGGACCCGTGGCATATGATGACGGATCCTCCGTCACTCTGACTTCCAACCTCAACCTCTATCCGTGCTGGGCCCTAAGCGATGTCTGGACTATCACCTGCCATGATTACTCGGGCAACACCGCGACCAGATATCTGGCGGACGGGGAGACGTTCATGATACCGGACCATTCGGCCAGAAGCGGTAACGTGTTCCTCGGATGGTCCATCGGGGACACGGGATCCGTAGATTATGTGACGGGTGACAGCTTCAGCGCCAGAGGGGACGTGCATCTCTACGAGGTCTGGCTGTACGAGGATACGTTCACGGTCACCGTCCATGCGGATACGGACATCGTCAGGACCGGTTACGTCGGCCAGGAAGTGGATGTGACCCTCCCCTCCATGGAGCTGGGAGGATCCGTGCTTCAGGGATGGAGCACAGTCCAGGACTCTGACCGGGCCAGATACGATGCCGAGGATACCGTTTCGGTCTCTGCCGATACGGATTTCTATCCGGTTTGGCAGAGGGTCTGGTTCATGCTGACATACCATCTGGATGAAGGTGACATGACCAGGACGTACGATGCCGGCACACACGTCACATTGATGGTCCCGACGAAGGACGGATCGGCATTCTCCGGCTGGAGGGCCGCCGGTTCTGAAGAACCCATGGGCAAGAGCATCGTCATCGAAGAGGATCTGGACCTGTATCCGGTATGGGTCCCGAAGGATACATCCGAAGGCAGCGACAGGACACCCGGCGGACAGCAGGACGGGACCGTTTCGACGGTCAGGGACGGGTCTGACAACAGGCTGCTCCTGACGCTTTCGACGGGCGCCACCGTGGCGGCTATATTGTCGGTACTGGCGGTGTTCCAGATACGCAGGAACTAA